A window of Desulfatibacillum aliphaticivorans DSM 15576 contains these coding sequences:
- a CDS encoding RCC1 domain-containing protein: MNSHSRRFGFLLIFIMLPMILLIQGKALAVTPMVAAGDGHTLALKADGRVWAWGSNLSGQLGDGSKEDRTAPVMVPGLTDISAVAAGHGRSVALEKNGTVWFWGYLPDAHMEKSIAKTFESPVRVEGLDRVIAIASGRLHSIALKDDGTVWTWYAVPPCPFECKYPIILEPLQIQGLQGIARIFFSGWRLIAIDKDGGMFEWRCDGDGEGKTDCPAKAVPGPDGQGSFNIMK; this comes from the coding sequence ATGAATTCCCACAGCCGCCGGTTCGGATTCCTTCTTATTTTTATTATGTTACCTATGATTCTCCTTATCCAGGGGAAGGCCCTGGCCGTTACGCCCATGGTCGCCGCGGGGGATGGGCACACCCTGGCCTTGAAGGCGGACGGCCGGGTGTGGGCGTGGGGTTCCAATTTGTCGGGACAATTGGGGGACGGCAGCAAGGAAGACCGCACAGCGCCGGTAATGGTCCCCGGGCTGACGGACATCTCGGCTGTTGCAGCCGGCCACGGCCGCTCCGTGGCTTTGGAAAAAAACGGAACAGTCTGGTTTTGGGGATATCTCCCGGACGCCCACATGGAAAAGTCCATTGCAAAGACTTTTGAATCTCCGGTCAGGGTTGAAGGCCTGGATCGTGTAATCGCCATAGCCTCGGGAAGGCTGCATTCCATTGCACTGAAGGATGACGGAACCGTGTGGACCTGGTACGCGGTTCCGCCCTGCCCTTTTGAATGCAAATATCCCATCATTTTGGAGCCGCTGCAAATCCAGGGATTGCAGGGGATCGCTCGGATTTTCTTTTCGGGATGGCGTTTAATAGCCATCGACAAAGACGGCGGCATGTTTGAATGGAGATGTGATGGGGATGGCGAAGGGAAAACGGACTGCCCCGCCAAAGCAGTTCCCGGTCCAGACGGCCAAGGTTCTTTTAATATTATGAAATAA
- a CDS encoding isopeptide-forming domain-containing fimbrial protein — translation MKNFRILAFLCLIAACLVWAGPGYAALTPAGTVISNQAHADYKDANGNSLPRVFATPVTTLVGQVAAVDLSPPTSTKSKAKGTTVNFGAEIVNTGNGQDAYTLAVATCPGWTAVIYLDDNENGIRDAGEDTEVTATAALDPNENYWVVVQVTSPAGASNGDACDTDLTATSQFDGTVYDMGTFTYVVQDAELTVNKTVSPSGGVDPGTVLTYAIEGSNTGTATAENVIVTDPIPANTTYVANSIRVGPSGGTYGTATPQTDLADNGQVGGDTADYNISNPGKVTVFWGDAPAGDSGIIYFQVTVNANVQAGVHIENTADIDYEVGGVSQPTDNSTKAQNTVDSQPDVSITTDQSLSGDPSDEMVYPIEVCNYGNSADVIDLTVQSSQGWTWTLWLDLDLDGMVEDDGDYILTDTDGDGKVDTGSLAVGACRTILALVTIPAGSADQSQDTTLITVASSVDPTVTDSVTLITTVTAPVLNITKTVNPTGTQNPGTVLVYTITATNTGTGAATEVSVTDQIPTYTTFVAGSIHTGSTVASLAARSDAIDGDGAGYSQGVNSVVAPDGGTLSLGQNGQWIVRFSVTID, via the coding sequence ATGAAAAATTTCAGAATCTTGGCATTTTTATGCCTGATTGCAGCCTGTCTGGTCTGGGCTGGGCCGGGTTACGCCGCCCTGACGCCAGCCGGCACGGTGATTTCCAATCAAGCCCATGCGGATTACAAGGACGCCAACGGCAATTCCCTGCCCAGGGTGTTTGCCACGCCCGTCACCACCTTGGTGGGACAGGTGGCTGCGGTGGATCTCTCCCCGCCAACGTCGACCAAGTCCAAGGCCAAGGGAACCACGGTCAATTTCGGGGCCGAAATCGTCAATACCGGCAACGGCCAGGACGCATATACACTGGCCGTAGCCACATGCCCCGGCTGGACCGCCGTCATCTACCTGGACGACAACGAAAACGGCATCCGGGACGCAGGGGAGGACACAGAGGTGACGGCCACGGCCGCCCTGGATCCGAATGAAAACTACTGGGTGGTGGTCCAGGTCACATCTCCGGCCGGCGCCAGCAACGGAGACGCCTGCGACACGGATTTGACGGCCACCAGTCAATTTGACGGAACCGTGTATGACATGGGGACATTCACTTACGTGGTGCAGGATGCTGAATTGACCGTTAACAAAACAGTCAGTCCTTCCGGAGGCGTGGATCCCGGGACCGTCCTGACCTACGCCATTGAAGGCTCCAACACCGGCACGGCCACGGCGGAAAATGTGATCGTAACGGATCCCATCCCCGCCAACACCACCTATGTGGCCAACAGCATCCGCGTCGGTCCGTCGGGCGGCACGTATGGAACGGCGACCCCGCAGACGGACCTTGCTGACAATGGACAGGTTGGCGGCGACACGGCGGACTATAACATCTCCAATCCCGGGAAGGTCACGGTGTTCTGGGGAGATGCGCCCGCCGGCGACTCGGGAATCATCTATTTCCAGGTTACGGTCAATGCAAACGTCCAGGCGGGTGTACACATAGAAAACACCGCTGACATTGACTACGAAGTTGGAGGAGTCTCCCAGCCCACGGACAACTCCACCAAGGCTCAAAATACGGTGGACAGCCAGCCTGATGTATCCATCACGACGGATCAGTCCCTTTCGGGCGATCCCAGCGACGAAATGGTCTATCCCATAGAGGTATGCAACTACGGCAATTCCGCGGACGTCATAGACCTGACCGTCCAGTCCTCTCAGGGATGGACCTGGACCCTGTGGTTGGACCTGGACCTGGACGGCATGGTGGAGGACGACGGCGATTACATCCTGACGGATACGGACGGAGACGGCAAGGTGGACACGGGCTCATTGGCCGTGGGCGCCTGCAGGACCATACTGGCTCTGGTGACCATTCCGGCGGGCAGCGCGGACCAGTCCCAGGACACGACCTTAATAACCGTGGCGTCCAGCGTCGACCCCACGGTGACCGATTCGGTAACCCTGATCACCACAGTGACCGCTCCGGTGCTCAACATCACAAAAACAGTGAACCCAACAGGAACCCAAAACCCCGGCACGGTGCTGGTCTACACCATCACCGCCACCAATACGGGTACGGGCGCGGCCACGGAAGTGAGCGTAACGGACCAGATTCCCACGTACACAACCTTTGTGGCCGGCTCCATCCACACAGGCTCCACCGTGGCCAGCCTGGCAGCGAGAAGCGACGCCATTGACGGCGACGGCGCCGGATACAGCCAGGGCGTGAATTCCGTGGTTGCTCCGGACGGAGGAACCCTGAGCCTTGGACAGAACGGCCAGTGGATTGTGCGTTTTTCGGTAACCATCGATTAG
- a CDS encoding peptidylprolyl isomerase: protein MIGFFKGTAILCVSLCFLCASLPAACADDLTEDYSRVVLRVNGMDFHKWEMNLAEILTQDHMFREGAFFRPSEIPAFRQAMMESTIWAMLIYQEARAAGEKADPAKVDEFIWSFQKRFPSLAAYEKGLEALHVTSEQFRRIAERYVMTQDYLDRKFDPLSKVSEAEAREYYDGHRENFYQEEMVRASHILVEFKEEDGDRADEKALITAKRIVRKLKKGENFAAAREYSDCESKKRGGDLGYIQKGDLPKAQLKPLEEVVFGMEVGEISEPVESVFGYHILYVEDKKPRTLLGFDEIKDKLIAKMTEDRKAAMILDHGTKLKETARIERLEEP, encoded by the coding sequence ATGATCGGTTTTTTCAAAGGGACCGCCATTCTATGTGTATCTCTCTGCTTTTTGTGCGCGTCTCTGCCTGCAGCCTGTGCGGACGACCTGACGGAGGACTACTCCCGGGTGGTCTTGCGCGTGAACGGCATGGATTTTCATAAATGGGAAATGAATCTGGCGGAAATCCTGACACAGGACCACATGTTCCGGGAGGGCGCTTTTTTCAGGCCTTCGGAAATTCCCGCGTTCCGCCAGGCCATGATGGAGAGCACCATCTGGGCCATGCTGATCTATCAGGAAGCCAGGGCCGCCGGCGAGAAAGCTGATCCCGCCAAGGTGGATGAGTTCATCTGGAGCTTTCAGAAGCGCTTTCCCAGCCTGGCGGCCTATGAAAAGGGCTTGGAAGCCCTGCACGTTACTTCGGAGCAGTTTCGCCGGATCGCGGAACGTTATGTCATGACCCAGGATTATCTGGACAGGAAATTCGACCCCCTCTCCAAGGTCTCGGAGGCGGAGGCCAGGGAGTATTACGACGGCCATCGGGAGAATTTTTACCAGGAGGAAATGGTGCGGGCCAGCCATATTCTGGTGGAATTCAAGGAGGAGGACGGGGACAGGGCGGATGAAAAGGCTCTGATAACAGCCAAACGCATTGTGCGAAAGCTGAAAAAGGGCGAGAACTTCGCCGCCGCCCGGGAGTATTCCGACTGCGAATCCAAAAAACGGGGCGGCGACCTGGGATACATCCAGAAAGGCGATTTGCCCAAGGCCCAGCTAAAACCCCTGGAAGAGGTCGTGTTCGGCATGGAAGTGGGAGAAATCAGCGAGCCGGTGGAAAGCGTGTTCGGCTACCACATCCTTTACGTGGAGGACAAAAAGCCCCGGACCCTATTGGGCTTTGATGAGATTAAGGACAAGCTAATCGCCAAAATGACCGAGGACAGAAAAGCCGCCATGATTCTGGATCACGGGACCAAACTCAAGGAAACCGCCCGGATAGAACGCCTGGAAGAGCCCTGA